A stretch of Coccidioides posadasii str. Silveira chromosome 2, complete sequence DNA encodes these proteins:
- a CDS encoding uncharacterized protein (EggNog:ENOG410Q0PI~COG:S~TransMembrane:1 (i149-167o)) yields the protein MVLDYDQPSQSASGFGDDAPMSDSDPYFSSQKGPNSLLAKFPTNISLPPFTFGRRLLHWTQSNYETKLSMIIRAQMDTASAMVNRFPSQEETDAIVEQASMLFDIPEAAGLAGGSLGLYLGGKPTNFDPKDAEVVSKLTPIARMRTSRMVHVMFFLPLCFAVGYWVTNTVAQLSVGLLTARDQRMSQFQRDFEKQDPKEMQKRLQKLREEAAARRRAFVAQKQQQRSSQFGEDASHTGGYLESGNSSGQYGSQPGDSKILSEVYSQPNGGFQPQSSQQPQYYRPSQPSQGQSFWDDDASPTNPEVDATPQTSSASAWERIRQSAATQSSSNNRGFAARRPPQQEQQQQQQSQQPSSGDDWRSSDYGAGRDYGDKYAQSSREQAQRDFDKLIEREREFGSDKERDSAWGKRW from the coding sequence ATGGTGCTCGACTACGATCAACCGTCCCAGTCCGCCTCCGGGTTTGGAGACGATGCTCCAATGTCCGATTCCGATCCCTACTTCTCCTCGCAGAAAGGACCCAACAGCCTCCTCGCGAAATTCCCAACGAAcatctctctccctccctttACCTTCGGCAGGAGACTTCTCCATTGGACGCAGAGCAACTACGAGACGAAGCTCTCCATGATCATCCGCGCTCAGATGGACACCGCTTCTGCCATGGTGAACAGGTTCCCTTCCCAGGAAGAAACCGACGCCATTGTAGAACAGGCATCCATGCTTTTTGACATCCCCGAAGCCGCGGGTCTCGCGGGGGGTAGCTTGGGTCTCTATCTAGGCGGAAAGCCAACAAACTTTGACCCCAAAGACGCCGAAGTGGTGAGCAAACTAACACCCATTGCGAGGATGAGGACCTCAAGAATGGTGCACGTCATGTTTTTCCTCCCGCTCTGCTTTGCAGTCGGGTACTGGGTCACAAACACGGTCGCCCAGCTGAGCGTCGGCCTCCTGACGGCTAGAGATCAGAGAATGTCGCAGTTCCAAAGGGACTTCGAGAAGCAGGATCCGAAAGAGATGCAGAAACGTCTGCAGAAGCTTCGAGAGGAAGCTGCTGCCCGACGGCGCGCCTTTGTGGCTCAGAAACAGCAACAGAGGAGCTCCCAATTCGGAGAGGATGCCAGCCATACCGGCGGCTACCTCGAATCTGGAAATTCGTCAGGCCAATACGGCTCTCAGCCAGGTGACTCCAAGATCCTCTCCGAGGTGTATTCCCAGCCAAACGGCGGATTCCAGCCGCAATCTAGCCAACAGCCCCAGTATTATCGTCCAAGTCAGCCAAGTCAAGGCCAAAGCTTCTGGGACGATGATGCCAGCCCAACAAATCCAGAAGTTGACGCCACACCTCAGACCTCTTCCGCAAGTGCGTGGGAGCGTATCCGTCAGTCAGCCGCTACCCAATCATCTTCAAACAACCGTGGTTTCGCGGCAAGGCGGCCGCCGCAGCAGGagcaacaacaacagcaacaatCACAACAGCCGTCGTCAGGCGATGATTGGCGATCCTCTGATTATGGCGCCGGTCGGGACTACGGCGACAAGTACGCGCAAAGTTCTAGGGAGCAAGCACAGAGAGATTTTGACAAATTGattgaaagagagagagaatttGGGTCTGACAAGGAAAGAGACAGCGCCTGGGGTAAGCGTTGGTAG
- a CDS encoding uncharacterized protein (EggNog:ENOG410PIH2~COG:S~BUSCO:395at33183), translating into MSAGHLERQRSMSSSSRSVTAALMPSPPLEINNDFEPCAATASSFLFAQGSTILVLHHDTLAVDRKFDFHTENILFIAVDNVSESGAGRLVVSYDTSQTAIIWDIFTGQEIARFASFELLRVASWMRNGNIAFGGVKGDIILFEPSTSEHISARTIFDPITALAPAADCRSHAIGYHNGSILIATLQPFTILHTLSTSRGPSPIVSLAWHASSAKQKSDMLASLAVDGDLLVWSVSKQPVQDAPRVIRTLRKSETVGMSPKWLAWSKNGRIVQYSDGETWAWDVRTKQVTYERIPTIEGVKSMANYGPTGTLFTLGPNHTVQQYDLLNPMMVANVQHIPGNATSTPSEGLNTSMPLQAALASSSANQAHRTIEELRQSTGSPPLRSTQPFEMSEANRAALRSPGSLRSRHHHQPRSSRSLYSGTATTFSTSSPVQSAAESVYSLRYGSSTSIVSGGSLHGGSRLRNEYLPSPADEPITELFPHTRSRLNDVPFRPLPRFNESESDPDALRRQMLHVVFGWEGDIMDLLQDEIRRHSPGGEHAVILGRWLGYVDYDVLVGMATSPTSRYSGWMLLALSTLNGQHETKKMGHAFVQILLARSDIHAAVALLIGMGDGNDGIEVYVARNMYMEAILLTCLLMPTEWSRQSYLVRRWGEFVVQNSQQHLAIRCFSCSDSDNNGNWGSPSMQMTNILSNQLASRSSSPPPMIVQPSAPANLSTGSSRPAAKNQALKLITSFGPDAPSFKFPGLQSADRTPTNMPGITPIDSAMGDSIMSPGSFTSYKQKSGRSSLSARAITPGGHGNRLPSIGETPTDVNPPTLSVPKSLPTPDHSGSEKEKESNVNTAQNQPVQQEPVLFLSSARYTPQNEPTEQEPKASIPDDGNLTARPSSKADSLPDMLVASRNGSRDRKPEGLHIKWPPVYSPRDVEPSSGGSLPSLASSLQQRETSSAAGATPTWTIDSARSFATGSASGRSVNEYISSLDAASYYSHKGGDQSSKSHKKSKESRGRSKQRYIQPAKRSPSSPVPMSPEDLALYSSTGNESSNKSAQESKRQRSRSEHSRPRSSKARAQSRPNDVPDRSHNRSRQGGRRRDNSFGLRSPSSPVPMSPSEHDHAADNSLRLVSADRQQRIQSRERASSRRAERGTSSRRDPSPDRRAGSRSCSRQPREQGLISTSASINQIQSQERNNAPGYMTDGAPIFVENIDWNGSSKGEHKHRDAERIRKEQAAAELEARRLSLARRPSAPVIPLPGEVGTPSSIVSGRSRRQSGGSPPMTNGSFSQRAAGLYSGSPANSTYSDNSTSRAPPVPVGLPATPRAMKHPKYSAGYHDVPPVPDMPSIDNLSPVNPADQVRSINISRSMSAPIPEDTGDQAVDGMPTHPHFRPRLPSSRTGRISMHRKEGSHDASMLNSSQYGSFSGQASRQASEATVIPPVLPELQHLSNPPPPPPPPPPAAPSQPMDPNSSSQSEERNSFVSGVGTINIAIDEPAVLAPTEITHQRSQSAVPPTEYMLPPTIHRSASAQGSIQDAHTHRRGRSINDNLANKFRSLTGRMRSTSRGRNVRTPPSSDPETMMPYESVPMASVMEGHHVKNEF; encoded by the exons ATGTCTGCCGGGCACCTTGAGAGACAGAGGTCCATGTCCTCCAGTTCTCGCTCTGTCACCGCTGCGCTGATGCCGAGCCCTCCCCTTGAAATCAACAATGACTTCGAACCCTGTGCGGCGACGGCCTCTTCGTTCCTGTTTGCACAGGGTTCGACAATCCTAGTTTTACACCATGATACTCTTGCTGTTGACCGGAAATTCGACTTTCATACGGAAAATATCCTCTTCATCGCTGTCGACAACGTCAGCGAAAGTGGTGCCGGTCGACTGGTAGTGAGTTACGATACCAGCCAGACTGCGATCATATGGGACATTTTCACAGGCCAGGAGATTGCTCGCTTTGCTTCGTTCGAGCTCTTGCGTGTCGCTTCGTGGATGCGCAATGGGAACATTGCGTTTG GTGGCGTAAAGGGAGATATCATTCTCTTCGAACCTTCCACCTCGGAACATATATCTGCCAGAACCATATTCGACCCGATCACCGCCCTCGCTCCCGCAGCTGATTGCCGCTCCCATGCAATTGG ATACCATAATGGTTCAATATTAATAGCGACGCTCCAGCCCTTTACTATCTTGCACACGCTTAGTACCTCGAGAGGTCCGTCGCCGATTGTTTCATTGGCATGGCATGCCTCCTCGGCCAAGCAGAAGTCCGACATGCTGGCGTCTTTGGCAGTTGACGGAGACCTTCTCGTATGGAGTGTCTCTAAGCAACCGGTACAAGATGCACCTCGAGTAATAAGAACCTTGAGAAAATCGGAAACCGTGGGCATGAGCCCGAAATGGCTGGCTTGGTCAAAGAACGGTCGTATCGTCCAATATTCTGATGG TGAGACATGGGCATGGGATGTGAGAACGAAGCAAGTAACCTACGAGCGTATCCCGACTATCGAAGGCGTTAAGAGTATGGCCAATTATGGCCCGACGGGGACGCTCTTCACGTTGGGACCCAACCACACCGTGCAACAGTATGATCTTCTTAATCCTATGATGGTTGCCAACGTTCAACACATCCCTGGGAACGCGACCTCGACACCCTCTGAGGGTTTGAATACTTCCATGCCCCTGCAAGCGGCTCTTGCCTCCTCTTCAGCAAACCAGGCACATCGGACGATCGAAGAACTGAGGCAGTCCACTGGCAGTCCTCCGCTGCGCTCAACGCAACCCTTTGAGATGTCAGAGGCCAACCGAGCTGCATTACGGAGTCCAGGCTCTCTGCGCAGTcggcatcatcatcaacctCGTTCTTCAAGAAGCCTTTACAGTGGCACGGCGACAACGTTTTCGACGAGTTCACCGGTGCAATCGGCCGCCGAAAGTGTTTATTCGTTGAGGTATGGCTCGTCTACATCAATTGTCTCAGGGGGATCTCTTCATGGAGGATCCCGGCTACGTAACGAATACCTTCCCAGCCCGGCCGACGAGCCTATCACAGAACTCTTCCCGCACACTCGCAGTCGTTTGAACGATGTGCCGTTTAGACCTCTACCTCGTTTCAACGAGTCAGAGTCGGATCCGGATGCCTTACGACGGCAGATGCTACATGTGGTATTCGGGTGGGAAGGCGACATCATGGACTTGTTGCAGGATGAAA TACGACGCCATAGTCCCGGAGGCGAACATGCCGTGATTCTTGGTAGATGGCTTGGATACGTTGATTACGATGTCCTTGTGGGAATGGCGACCTCGCCAACGTCACGATATTCTGGCTGGATGCTACTCGCCCTGAGCACATTGAACGGTCAGCATGAGACGAAAAAGATGGGACACGCCTTTGTGCAGATATTACTAGCGAGAAGCGATATCCACGCTGCGGTTGCGTTGTTGATTGGCATGGGTGATGGCAACGACGGTATTGAGGTTTATGTCGCGAGGAATATGTACATGGAGGCCATTCTTTTGACCTGTCTTCTGATGCCCACTGAATGGTCCAGGCAATCGTACCTCGTTCGTCGATGGGGCGAGTTTGTCGTCCAGAATTCTCAACAGCACCTGGCAATACGGTGTTTCTCCTGCTCTGACTCCGACAATAATGGGAACTGGGGCTCTCCATCAATGCAAATGACGAACATCCTCTCAAATCAACTCGCGAGCAGGTCCTCGAGTCCACCGCCGATGATTGTCCAACCCTCGGCCCCGGCCAATTTATCAACTGGCTCATCTCGCCCTGCTGCTAAAAATCAGGCATTGAAGCTAATTACATCCTTCGGCCCCGATGCCCCATCCTTTAAATTCCCAGGTCTACAGTCCGCAGATCGCACACCGACCAATATGCCCGGCATCACTCCTATTGATTCCGCCATGGGAGATTCCATCATGTCTCCCGGCAGCTTTACTTCGTATAAACAGAAGTCCGGTCGATCGAGTCTCTCCGCACGAGCCATTACTCCTGGGGGTCATGGAAATCGCCTTCCGTCCATCGGAGAAACGCCTACCGATGTAAACCCGCCGACCTTGAGCGTACCGAAGTCTTTGCCGACACCCGACCACTCCGGCTcggagaaggaaaaagaaagcaatgTTAATACTGCCCAAAATCAGCCTGTACAACAAGAGCCGGTTCTATTCCTATCTTCTGCCCGATATACTCCTCAAAACGAGCCTACAGAACAAGAACCAAAAGCAAGCATTCCGGATGACGGAAATCTCACTGCTAGACCAAGTTCAAAAGCGGATTCTCTGCCGGATATGCTAGTGGCTTCTCGAAATGGCTCGAGGGATCGGAAACCTGAAGGGTTGCACATTAAATGGCCTCCGGTCTATTCACCGAGGGACGTCGAGCCCAGTTCGGGGGGATCTCTTCCCTCCCTCGCGTCCTCGCTACAGCAGCGAGAAACAAGCAGTGCGGCTGGAGCTACCCCGACATGGACTATTGACAGTGCCAGATCTTTCGCCACTGGGAGCGCGAGTGGGAGAAGTGTTAACGAATACATCAGCAGCTTAGACGCGGCATCCTACTACTCGCACAAGGGAGGTGATCAAAGCTCTAAAAGTCATAAAAAGTCTAAGGAATCCCGGGGCAGGAGCAAACAGCGCTATATTCAACCAGCTAAACGATCTCCCTCATCGCCTGTTCCCATGTCACCAGAAGATCTTGCACTATATTCATCCACTGGAAACGAATCGTCCAATAAGAGTGCCCAAGAATCCAAAAGACAGCGCAGCCGGAGCGAGCATTCCCGTCCACGATCATCAAAGGCGAGAGCCCAGTCGCGGCCAAATGATGTTCCGGATCGAAGTCACAACAGGAGCAGACAGGGTGGTAGACGAAGGGATAATAGCTTCGGGCTGAGATCGCCTTCCTCGCCAGTTCCGATGTCACCCTCTGAACACGACCATGCAGCTGACAATAGCTTACGTCTCGTGAGCGCAGACCGTCAGCAGCGGATTCAGTCCAGAGAACGAGCTTCAAGTCGTCGAGCAGAACGCGGCACCAGCAGTCGGCGTGATCCCTCTCCGGATAGGAGAGCTGGTAGCCGATCTTGTAGTCGACAGCCACGAGAACAAGGGCTCATTTCTACGTCGGCCAGTATCAACCAGATACAAAGCCAGGAGAGGAACAATGCCCCTGGATATATGACTGATGGAGCCCCAATATTTGTTGAAAACATTGATTGGAATGGTAGCTCTAAGGGCGAGCACAAACATAGGGATGCGGAGCGTATCAGAAAGGAACAAGCCGCTGCAGAACTGGAGGCCCGACGATTGTCTCTAGCCCGTCGCCCATCGGCTCCCGTCATTCCTTTACCGGGCGAAGTTGGAACGCCCAGCAGCATTGTATCCGGAAGGTCTCGCAGACAGAGCGGTGGCAGCCCTCCAATGACTAACGGTTCCTTCAGTCAGAGAGCAGCCGGTCTGTATAGCGGATCTCCCGCAAATTCAACCTACTCTGATAATTCGACTAGCAGGGCCCCTCCGGTCCCTGTTGGTCTCCCGGCAACTCCTCGTGCAATGAAACATCCCAAATACAGCGCCGGATATCACGATGTTCCTCCGGTGCCTGATATGCCTAGCATTGATAACCTGAGTCCTGTTAATCCTGCTGATCAGGTGCGTTCGATCAACATATCTCGCTCAATGTCGGCACCAATACCAGAGGACACTGGCGATCAGGCCGTTGATGGGATGCCTACACATCCCCACTTCCGGCCCCGGCTTCCCAGCAGCAGAACTGGTAGGATTTCCATGCACAGGAAAGAGGGATCGCACGATGCCTCAATGTTGAATAGTTCGCAGTACGGCAGTTTCTCTGGCCAGGCCAGCAGACAAGCAAGCGAGGCGACCGTGATACCTCCAGTTCTTCCAGAGTTACAGCATCTCTCAAATCCTCCGCCACCACCTCCACCGCCCCCACCAGCGGCACCCTCCCAGCCCATGGATCCTAACAGCTCCTCACAGTCTGAAGAGCGCAACTCCTTCGTTTCTGGCGTCGGCACTATCAACATCGCCATTGACGAACCCGCTGTCCTTGCCCCGACCGAGATAACCCACCAGCGGTCGCAATCAGCTGTACCTCCCACGGAGTACATGCTGCCACCGACAATACATCGTTCGGCCAGCGCACAGGGGTCGATTCAGGACGCGCACACCCACCGCCGTGGACGCAGCATTAACGACAATCTTGCAAACAAGTTCCGTAGCTTGACAGGACGAATGCGAAGTACTAGCAGGGGACGGAATGTGCGAACACCACCCTCCAGCGATCCTGAAACCATGATGCCATACGAAAGTGTGCCGATGGCGAGTGTGATGGAGGGCCATCATGTTAAGAATGAATTTTAG
- a CDS encoding uncharacterized protein (EggNog:ENOG410PXBG~COG:S): MPPIKKGKGLKGKRCDSPSSTLSSVESQASPGSHSTQTSAQPTTSRCDMDTNEGIHALFTSLKGYLASGQFADLTIRVADEEFKVHKVIVCGQSEFFSRMFSSDWKENVNNEVKLGEVDPSAVEAMIHFMYGIDYDSSGSSRGRVSPLFFNAQIYALAEEYEVQKLKELAKEKFATSVRACWDMDDFPPVIVEVYNTTPSADRGLRDVIVNTCVEHIEPLLLKEAFLDVLESCNHFAADIARQLASKPSKPSKYRCSQCGYA; the protein is encoded by the exons ATGCCGCCAAtcaaaaagggaaaaggattAAAGGGCAAACGCTGTGATTCTCCCTCCTCAACGCTCTCTTCAGTTGAGTCTCAAGCTAGTCCTGGCTCACACTCCACCCAGAC CTCCGCACAGCCCACTACTTCTCGCTGCGATATGGATACTAATGAAGGTATACATGCGTTGTTCACTAGCCTCAAAGG ATACTTGGCTTCAGGCCAATTCGCAGACCTTACCATTCGAGTAGCCGACGAGGAATTCAAGGTTCATAAAGTAATTGTCTGTGGGCAATCCGAGTTTTTTTCTCGCATGTTCAGCAGTGATTGGAAG GAAAACGTCAATAACGAAGTTAAATTGGGGGAGGTTGACCCTAGTGCTGTTGAGGCAATGATTCATTTTATGTATGGCATTGACTATGACAGCAGCGGCAGTAGCCGCGGTCGCGTGTCTCCTTTATTCTTCAATGCCCAGATCTACGCGCTTGCAGAGGAGTATGAGGTTCAGAAGTTGAAAGAGCTAGCCAAAGAGAAGTTCGCAACTTCAGTCCGTGCCTGTTGGGATATGGATGATTTTCCTCCAGTGATTGTGGAAGTTTACAACACCACACCTTCCGCAGATCGAGGCCTTCGAGATGTAATAGTCAACACTTGCGTTGAGCATATTGAGCCCCTCTTACTCAAGGAAGCCTTTCTAGACGTGCTGGAAAGCTGCAACCATTTTGCGGCAGACATCGCGAGACAGCTAGCGTCAAAACCGTCAAAACCGTCAAAATACCGATGTTCACAGTGCGGCTACGCGTGA